The Candidatus Marinarcus aquaticus genome contains the following window.
CCCCACCCCAAGAAGTGACAGAAGATGTAAAAGATGATACAACTTGGTACGATGATGCAGAGGTATTTCTAGTTTATCTCTGTTTAAATAAATACGTTCCCCTAAAACAGATTTTGAGGCCCAATTTTTAGTTGATTTGGGTTTGGAAAAAATAAGCGGATTTAAAAACATCCATAATACAGAAAGCATAACTAAAAAAGCAGACCAAGTGCCAAGTGTCTCTCTGCTCCAACAAGCCAGAATGATAAAAGGCAATACACTGTATCGTGTCCAGACACTTAATGGATTTGCGTGTCGCATCCATGTGGTGTCATCTAATTGAAATAATTTTGAGAGTCTTTTTTCAAATGTCATTGTACTTCTTTGCATCAATATATCTATGAGCATTATACTCTTTTTAAGATTACGTCTTGTGATTGTGGATTTGACAATCTTGCATTAATATCTTACAATTGCAAAAAAATTTAAAGGAATGAAATGGATCAACTGCCTAATTGTCCAAAATGCAACAGTGAATATACGTACGAAGATGGATCTCTTTTCATCTGTCCGGAGTGTGCTCATGAATGGTCTCAAGATGCACAAGAGAGTCAAGAAGAAGATGGATTGGTGGTTAAAGATGCCAACGGAACACTTTTGAGTGATGGAGATGATGTAACCGTTATCAAAGATTTGAAAGTAAAAGGAAGCTCTTCTGGGATTAAAGTGGGTACAAAAATTAAAGGTATCCGGCTAGTAGATGGAAACGATGGACACAATATTGACTGTAAAGTTCCTGGTGTGGGTGCTATTAAACTCAAACAAGAGTTTGTAAAAAAATCATAGGATTGAGTTTTTAAGAACTAAAAAAAAGCCGGAAAAGTCTTCACTTTTACGGCTTTAGTGAATCTATTTTTCCCCAAAACTTTTGTAGATGTATTCTGCCATTTTATCTGGGTTGACTTTCATCCCTTTATTTTTAATGACACCTAAATTGTACTCCATAATGTCATGTCCACTTCCTGAAGATTGGTACCCACCACTTTCAAGTTCATAAATATCTACAGATAATTCTTCTTTTGTTTTTCCAATAAGTGAAGGTCCTTTTTTTGCAGGGTTTCCTTCTGCATATTGTCCATGACATTTTTGACACATGGCGGTGTATATTTCTCCTTGAGTATACTCATCCGCATTTGCACATACACTCAATCCGCAAGCAATAACTGCACCTGCTAGTAAGTTAATTGTTTTCATATTTTCTCCTTTTATTTAAGTTTATTCTTTTCATTTTTTATTTTGACCGTTACAATAACAGCACCACGTACTTGTCCACTTTTAAAACCAAAAGCTTTGTCAGAAGGGTATTTTTCTTCAAATAGAGTTTGAATTTTTGGGTCAAGATTGCTTTTATTTCCATGACACACTTTACAAGTTTTACTTGCCATCATCGCAGGAAAATAGACTTTGTAAGTGTTATAATCTGCAACTTGTACAATGCCATTTGGCATATATGCATCCGATTCTTCAAGAAGATCAAATGCTTTTAAAATATCTATTTCGTCTCTTTGCGGAGATGATTTTGGATTTCTGTTAAAAAGACTTACTCTTTTTATGGAAATATTCTCTCCGAGTTCTTCGTTTAACTCCTTTATTTTTGTATACGATTCATCGGCACAAAATGTTGCAGCAGCAAGCGCACCCTCGTGCCGAAATTTTGCTTTAACAATAGAACTTAAAGTCGTATGTAATTTATGTGCAGCGTGTTTTGCTTCTTGTAGTGCAATATCTTTTGGGACAGTTTCCTTTTCATTGGCAAAAAGCATCAGACATAAACTGCATATGATTAAACTTTTTTTCATCTCTCCTCCTCCTCCTAGTAAATTTTTATTCGTCTAAATTAAACAGTTTTGTACCCATATAGTATAAAAATAGACAAAGCCCCAATCCCCCAAGAGATATCATAACTTCCGTAACTGAAGGGAAATATTCTATCCATGTTGGTACAAGCTGGTATTCGCTTGTTTTTAACATCTGTAATGGTTTGAGTTGGGTGTCATGTACCAAGTTGTATCTCATGAAAAAGATACCTACCATTCCAATAAGAGAGCCCCAAAACATCCCAACTATATTTTTTCCTGCACTTTTTAGAATGATAAACAAAGGTATGACCATCGCAAAAAATACTTCAGCCCAAAAGGTTGCGCTTGAAAAAATATGACGTGCAACTTCTGCTCGATTTGGCATGCCACCATAAACATCGGAGAGCATTTTCCAAGTGACAAAAAACATCAGTATTGCAATCAAAAGCCCTTGTATTTTTGCTAAATTTGTAAGCAATAACGTTGCTTTTTCATCAAATTTGAGTCTGTATTTAAAGCCATACATGATAAATGAAAGAAAAATCCCCGTAATAAAAGCTGTTAAGATAAAATACATCGGGTAAAATACCCCATTTGATATGGTTCTGGCATTTAAGAATCCAAATACTCCACCTAAGTTAGAATGTGCTGCTAACCCTACAAGAAGACCCGTAAGACCAAATATTTTTGCCATTTTCATGTTGTGTTTGAGTAAAAACACAAACTCTATGATCATAAAAGTCATGTACAATCCATACAGCGTTCCCATCCACCAAATTGCACTGGTAAATCCCGGTGTTAAAATGTTGTATATCACCATCGTTATTGGGTGTCCAATTTCAAAAGCAATAACAGCAAAACCAGAAACAATGGTTATAATTGAGCCAAAAATAGCACGTTTTGATATCATCATGTAATCTTTAAATCCAAATACATCACCCAATGAACCGACAATGCAAAGTCCTGTTGAACTCACCACAAAAAAGATGTAGACCGCAATCAAAAGCCCCCAAGGGTGCTCTTTGGTCACATTATACGCATGATGTCCATGTAAAATGTAGGTTGTAATTCCTACAGCAAACAGAACTAAAAACAGTAAGGTCATGACTGCAATAAGCAGGTTAATTGGAGTTTTTTCAAACGATACAATATCTCTTAGTGTGACTTTTTTCACTGGAATGGTTGTAATAAATTCTTTAATATGCATAATAATCCCTTAAATCAGATAAAATAGTTTTGGTTTTGTGCCGAGATTTGATTTTAAAGTAAAGTGTTCTCTGTTTTGAAGCACTTGACTGATTTCGCTGTTTGGATCATCTAAGTCACCAAAAATTCTCACTTTTGTCGGACAGGTATTTTGACATGCCGTCGTGGTTTCTCCTCTGGCAAGTCGAGTATCGGTACAGAAAGTACACTTATCAACTGTATTTGTTCGGTCATCCACATATCTTGCATCGTAAGGACAGGCATTTATGCAATAACTGCATAAAATACATTTATCTGCATCTATTCTGACTTGACCATCTTTATCATAATAAGTCGCATTGGTGGGGCAAACTTCTTGACACGGTGCTTCATCACAATGTTGACATTGGCTGGGGTAAAAAGTATTTGAAGCAATACTCAAATTGGGATACTCTCCTTCAATCTCTTTCATTCCTACCCATATTCTGTGATTATCTGCACCCAGTAACACACCATTTTCTTCTTTGCATGCCGTTTCACAGGCTTTACAATTTATACAGTTTTTATAGTCTAAAGCCATTCCGTATCTTGCCATTGTTAAACCTTTCTTATTTCTACGTTGGTTTCATGCATGGCAGCTGCACCATAGACAGGCTCCATGAAATCTTCGATGATGGCATTATCATTTCCACCATTTTTATATGCCCAATTTAACTCTGAACTCTCTTGCCCAAATCCGTGTATAAAAAAGAGATTATCAGGAGCAATTTTTTCTGTGGGATAAGCTCTTAAGGAAGTTTTTCCAATTTTCGAGCTCACTTCAATGATGTCCCCAAAAGCAATATTTTTTTCTGCTGCCACATGTTTGTTTATCCAAAGGTAGTTTTGATACATTAAATCTTTGAGCATGGCATTATTGGCTGTACTTGTTTGTGTATATTGAGCGTGTCTTCCCGTCATGAGTCTGAATTGATTTTTAGGGATGCTATACATATACTCATCTCTCCACATTGGCATGGAATCTATGCCTTTTTTGGTAAATGACTCAATATTACACTCCACTTTTTTTGAAGGAGTCACAGGTTTTCCACCATTAACACTGTAGCTTTTGGCAGCTTCTGGATAATATTCAAACTCATTTTCAGATAACTGTTTGAAATATTCATCCATTTTGGGATAATAGACCCCTTGAGTTTTTAATTTTTCTGCTGCATCAGGA
Protein-coding sequences here:
- a CDS encoding DUF6653 family protein, with the protein product MLIDILMQRSTMTFEKRLSKLFQLDDTTWMRHANPLSVWTRYSVLPFIILACWSRETLGTWSAFLVMLSVLWMFLNPLIFSKPKSTKNWASKSVLGERIYLNRDKLEIPLHHRTKLYHLLHLLSLLGVGICIYAIIYYSVWAALLGIALTYLSKSWFLDRMVWLYEDMKESDEKFKSWEY
- a CDS encoding zinc ribbon domain-containing protein YjdM, coding for MDQLPNCPKCNSEYTYEDGSLFICPECAHEWSQDAQESQEEDGLVVKDANGTLLSDGDDVTVIKDLKVKGSSSGIKVGTKIKGIRLVDGNDGHNIDCKVPGVGAIKLKQEFVKKS
- a CDS encoding c-type cytochrome, producing the protein MKTINLLAGAVIACGLSVCANADEYTQGEIYTAMCQKCHGQYAEGNPAKKGPSLIGKTKEELSVDIYELESGGYQSSGSGHDIMEYNLGVIKNKGMKVNPDKMAEYIYKSFGEK
- a CDS encoding Tll0287-like domain-containing protein, encoding MKKSLIICSLCLMLFANEKETVPKDIALQEAKHAAHKLHTTLSSIVKAKFRHEGALAAATFCADESYTKIKELNEELGENISIKRVSLFNRNPKSSPQRDEIDILKAFDLLEESDAYMPNGIVQVADYNTYKVYFPAMMASKTCKVCHGNKSNLDPKIQTLFEEKYPSDKAFGFKSGQVRGAVIVTVKIKNEKNKLK
- the nrfD gene encoding NrfD/PsrC family molybdoenzyme membrane anchor subunit: MHIKEFITTIPVKKVTLRDIVSFEKTPINLLIAVMTLLFLVLFAVGITTYILHGHHAYNVTKEHPWGLLIAVYIFFVVSSTGLCIVGSLGDVFGFKDYMMISKRAIFGSIITIVSGFAVIAFEIGHPITMVIYNILTPGFTSAIWWMGTLYGLYMTFMIIEFVFLLKHNMKMAKIFGLTGLLVGLAAHSNLGGVFGFLNARTISNGVFYPMYFILTAFITGIFLSFIMYGFKYRLKFDEKATLLLTNLAKIQGLLIAILMFFVTWKMLSDVYGGMPNRAEVARHIFSSATFWAEVFFAMVIPLFIILKSAGKNIVGMFWGSLIGMVGIFFMRYNLVHDTQLKPLQMLKTSEYQLVPTWIEYFPSVTEVMISLGGLGLCLFLYYMGTKLFNLDE
- a CDS encoding 4Fe-4S dicluster domain-containing protein, with translation MARYGMALDYKNCINCKACETACKEENGVLLGADNHRIWVGMKEIEGEYPNLSIASNTFYPSQCQHCDEAPCQEVCPTNATYYDKDGQVRIDADKCILCSYCINACPYDARYVDDRTNTVDKCTFCTDTRLARGETTTACQNTCPTKVRIFGDLDDPNSEISQVLQNREHFTLKSNLGTKPKLFYLI